The segment AGCCATTGACAATTGGGCCTTTAAACTCAGTTTAAACATTAACCTAACCCGATAACTCCATGCAGGCAACCATCGTACACCGATTAACCGGTCATGCAGGCCCCATCTATTGCCTGGCCTATGGATTAAAAGCACATACTATCTTTAGTGGTAGCGCCGATAGGTTTGTGGCAGAATGGGACTTGGAAACCGGTTTGCCTTCTTCTTTTTCCATTAAACTGCAAACCATTCCTTACAGTATTCTTCATTTACAAGAACGCAAATTACTTTTAATCGGCAACGGACAAGGTGAAGTGCACTGGATTGATTTGGTCAGC is part of the Bacteroidia bacterium genome and harbors:
- a CDS encoding WD40 repeat domain-containing protein; this translates as MQATIVHRLTGHAGPIYCLAYGLKAHTIFSGSADRFVAEWDLETGLPSSFSIKLQTIPYSILHLQERKLLLIGNGQGEVHWIDLVS